A single window of Acidobacteriota bacterium DNA harbors:
- a CDS encoding PAS domain-containing protein, which produces MWETVESWWLLAAVVLPGGALYWLTRPLAMKLWRLMVTPVTAHFAGVHRMVATVDRIEGEVRQIKQQVEAELSPNGGGSMKDQLTIVVARQAAIFDGMARPAFQADVSGRFVSVNRAFEVMTGYPSRDLLGMGWVNLIHQDQVEAFMLAWDHTIRDGRILRRDCVLVKANGDELVVCVDAVPVKAGARVLEWQGTFVAPELGSA; this is translated from the coding sequence ATGTGGGAGACCGTTGAATCCTGGTGGTTACTCGCAGCCGTGGTATTACCAGGCGGCGCGCTGTACTGGCTCACGCGCCCGCTCGCGATGAAGCTCTGGCGGCTGATGGTGACACCAGTGACAGCCCACTTTGCGGGCGTGCATCGAATGGTTGCCACGGTTGATCGCATCGAGGGCGAGGTCCGCCAGATCAAACAGCAGGTGGAGGCGGAGCTGAGTCCCAACGGCGGCGGGAGCATGAAGGACCAACTGACCATCGTGGTCGCGCGTCAGGCCGCCATCTTTGACGGCATGGCCCGCCCGGCGTTCCAGGCCGACGTGTCGGGCCGGTTTGTCTCGGTGAACCGCGCCTTTGAAGTGATGACCGGCTACCCGTCGCGAGACCTGCTCGGCATGGGCTGGGTGAATCTGATTCATCAAGACCAGGTCGAGGCGTTCATGCTGGCGTGGGATCACACCATCCGCGACGGCCGCATCCTGCGCCGGGACTGCGTGCTGGTGAAAGCCAACGGCGATGAGCTCGTAGTCTGCGTCGACGCCGTGCCGGTGAAGGCTGGCGCGCGCGTGCTCGAGTGGCAGGGCACCTTCGTGGCGCCGGAACTGGGGTCCGCGTGA